The Seriola aureovittata isolate HTS-2021-v1 ecotype China chromosome 12, ASM2101889v1, whole genome shotgun sequence genome window below encodes:
- the LOC130179415 gene encoding zinc finger protein GLIS1, which yields MWPPDLGPPDAQMTLPGFGSVFEDVEDLQAPLSSGGFCQSSIHSGGLCCLPRTSLSLSSLGRDLTSLLNCKTNGSHIEKTMEDFATTAHVDPKITQRFGCYPQPSLPLSYMLTSCTTSPSFCSPSSSASSTSSSASLFFASSLPLSEASDKTSQQQRKLQEEYHTIKQEPADDFLPCKREPFPVNNQQGELFHVGQPLQCHDGQDGTQTPLHSPRLNGPVGQEPVMDQQEQLCHWIDCSATYSSQEELVRHIEKVHIDQRKGEEFACFWAGCVRRHKPFNARYKLLIHMRVHSGEKPNKCMFEGCSKAFSRLENLKIHLRSHTGEKPYICQHPGCLKAFSNSSDRAKHQRTHLDTKPYACQIPGCTKRYTDPSSLRKHVKAHSAKGLQEREVKVQVHTMLESDILSDCLARQHLHSSAPSHQGNGSPLPGLDDFTGVYSNSSTVHNRGTQQDFLPPSADTCSRYQGLEGNFDANSPISSLTSPGSMREGNRPTSLFMAADVSPVSSSSDRADVRLQGYQKTYSHQQQVFPQQQGCLYGEGKVVQPVNDGGFEPASYFSNPSTSHSAGFDLLQDLQGQAGGGYSMSPCPDDSFLFQAGGVDRCLNQIYSIYLDS from the exons ATGTGGCCCCCTGACCTCGGACCTCCAGACGCCCAGATGACTCTCCCCGGTTTTGGGAGTGTGTTCGAAGATGTCGAGGACCTTCAGGCGCCGCTGTCTTCTGGTGGCTTCTGTCAGTCGTCGATACATTCAGGTGGCCTGTGCTGTCTACCGAGGACGTCCCTGTCCCTGTCCTCCCTGGGGCGAGACCTCACCTCCTTACTCAACTGTAAGACTAATGGATCCCACATAGAAAAGACTATGGAGGACTTTGCCACTACAGCACACGTAGACCCTAAAATCACCCAGAGGTTCGGTTGTTACCCTCAGCCCTCCCTCCCTTTATCCTACATGCTCACCAGCTGTACCACATCTCCTTCTTTCTGCTCCCCCTCATCATCGgcgtcctccacctcctcctcagcatctttattttttgcctCTTCTTTACCTCTCTCTGAAGCCAGCGACAAAACATCTCAGCAACAACGAAAGCTTCAAGAAGAGTATCACACCATCAAACAGGAGCCTGCAGATGATTTCTTGCCGTGTAAGAGGGAACCTTTCCCAGTGAACAACCAGCAGGGGGAGCTGTTCCATGTTGGCCAGCCCCTCCAATGCCACGACGGTCAGGACGGCACGCAGACCCCCCTGCACTCCCCGAGGCTAAACGGACCCGTAGGACAGGAGCCTGTAATGGACCAACAGGAGCAGCTGTGTCATTGGATCGACTGCAGTGCCACCTACAGCAGCCAGGAGGAGCTGGTGAGACACATCGAGAAGGTGCACATCGACCAGCGTAAAGGGGAGGAGTTTGCATGTTTCTGGGCCGGCTGTGTGCGGCGCCACAAACCCTTCAACGCTCGCTACAAGCTGCTCATCCACATGAGGGTTCATTCTGGAGAGAAACCCAATAAATGCATG tttgAGGGCTGCTCCAAGGCGTTCTCCCGTCTGGAGAACCTGAAGATCCACCTGAGGAGCCACACCGGAGAGAAACCGTACATCTGCCAGCACCCCGGCTGCCTCAAGGCCTTCAGCAACTCCAGTGATCGAGCCAAACACCAGCGCACACACCTGGACACG AAGCCGTACGCCTGTCAGATCCCGGGCTGCACCAAGCGCTACACCGACCCCAGCTCGTTACGGAAGCACGTCAAGGCTCATTCAGCCAAAGGCCTCCAGGAGAGAGAGGTCAAG GTTCAAGTGCACACGATGCTGGAGTCGGACATTTTGAGCGATTGTCTGGCGAGGCAGCACCTCCACAGCTCCGCCCCTTCTCACCAAGGAAACGGCTCACCTTTACCGGGCTTAGATGACTTCACAG gtgtgtatTCAAACAGCAGCACCGTCCACAACAGGGGGACACAACAGgacttcctccctccatcagcaGACACCTGCTCCAGGTATCAAGGCTTAGAGGGAAACTTTGACGCCAACAGCCCGATATCTTCGCTCACGAGCCCGGGCAGCATGAGAGAGGG GAACAGACCGACATCGTTGTTCATGGCCGCTGACGTCAGCCCAGTGAGCTCTTCATCAGACAGAGCTGACGTCCGGCTGCAGGGCTACCAGAAAACCTACAGCCACCAACAGCAAGTTTTCCCACAGCAGCAAG GCTGTCTGTACGGAGAAGGAAAGGTGGTTCAACCAGTCAACGATGGAGGCTTTGAACCCGCCAGTTACTTCTCAAACCCCTCCACCTCTCACTCCGCAG GGTTTGACTTGTTGCAGGACCTGCAGGGCCAGGCAGGGGGCGGTTACTCCATGTCTCCCTGCCCAGACGACAGCTTCCTCTTCCAGGCAGGAGGCGTCGACCGCTGCCTCAATCAGATCTACTCCATCTACCTGGACTCATGA